The following proteins come from a genomic window of Lolium rigidum isolate FL_2022 chromosome 5, APGP_CSIRO_Lrig_0.1, whole genome shotgun sequence:
- the LOC124652472 gene encoding protein CTR9 homolog, with product MASVYIPVQGTEEEVRVALDHLPQDASDILDILKAEQAPLHLWLIIAREYFKQGKIEQFRQILEEGSGPEIDEYYAEVKYERIAILNALGAFHTFFGKAERAPQKEAHFKEATQYYNRASRIDETEPSTWIGKGQLCVAKGELQMASDSFKIVLDEDGDNFPALLGQASVYFLMGDAEQQHKKALECYRNSLDLYKRALRAYTDCPPAVRLGIAFCRYKLGQLDRARQAFERVLQLDPENVDALVALAIMDLQTNEAGGIRRGMEKMGRAFEIYPYCTLALNHLANHYFFTGQHFVVEQLTETALSSSNHGLLKSQSYYNLARSYHSKGDIETAGRYYMASVKEINKPQDFVLPFVGLGQIHLKFGDYKRSLASFEKVLEVHPENCESLKAIGNIYTNLGENDKAIETFKKVTRIDPKDHQAFVELGELLVESDWAAAMEYLKTARSLLKKASEKIPVELLNGIGLLYFEKAEFELAEQSFKEALGDGIWVSMMDGSVGRSMVSWSVQYRDQTFFHQLEEQMPVELPCDKVTTLFNYARLLEELQDTVKASLLYRLIIFKYPDYIDAYLRLAAIAKGKNNIQLSIELIGDALKINSKYPNALSMLGSLELQSDENWLTAKERFRDAKDATGGKDPYSLLQLGNWNYFAANRPEKKASKFEATHREKAKELFLNVLKQNQSNMFAANGIGILHAEKAQWDIAKELFTQVHEAASGSIFVQVPDVWINLAHIYFAQGLFQQAVKTYQNCLRKFFYNTDATILLYLARTHYEAEQWQECRNSLLRAIHLAPSNYLLRFNVGVSMQKFSASTLQKTKRTADEVRATVSELENAIRVFSLLSVASTYHSHGFDERKIETHVEYCKHLLDAAKVHRDAAEQAEQQTKQRLEVTRQIALADEARRRAEEQRKFQLERRKQEDELKQVMQQEQHFERVKEQWKHSSNSAGKRKDRSKHDDEDGESGKRRRKGGKRRKDQKTKMQYEEEEEDQYRNEPEEDDYATMTGGDRSGKAPDHLLAAAGLEDSDAEDETGHPQSAIERKRRSAWSESDDDEPARRPAEPSPRADDPSE from the exons aTGGCGAGCGTGTACATCCCGGTGCAGGGCACGGAGGAGGAGGTGCGGGTGGCGCTGGACCACCTCCCCCAGGACGCCTCCGACATCCTCGACATCCTCAAGGCCGAGCAAGCCCCTCTCCACCTCTGGCTCATCATCGCG AGAGAGTACTTCAAGCAAGGAAAGATAGAACAGTTCCGACAGATTCTAGAGGAAGGATCTGGCCCTG AAATTGATGAGTATTATGCTGAAGTGAAGTACGAGCGGATAGCCATCCTTAATGCTCTGGGTGCTTTCCATACTTTCTTCGGAAAGGCCGAGAGAGCACCGCAGAAGGAAGCGCATTTCAAGGAGGCCACGCAGTACTACAATAGGGCATCCAGGATAGACGAAACTGAGCCATCTACATGGATTGGAAAAGGTCAACTCTGTGTGGCCAAGGGTGAGCTGCAAATGGCATCCGACTCATTCAAGATTGTGCTGGATGAGGATGGGGATAATTTCCCAGCCCTACTTGGTCAGGCTTCTGTTTATTTCCTGATGGGTGATGCGGAACAGCAACACAAAAAAGCTTTGGAATGTTACAGGAACTCGTTAGATCTCTATAAGAGAGCTCTGCGGGCCTATACAGATTGTCCTCCTGCTGTAAGGCTTGGTATAGCTTTTTGTCGATACAAACTTGGTCAGCTAGACAGGGCTCGACAAGCTTTTGAACGAGTTTTGCAGTTGGACCCTGAAAATGTTGACGCACTAGTAGCACTTGCAATCATGGACTTGCAAACAAATGAGGCCGGTGGCATTCGCAGAGGGATGGAAAAAATGGGAAGAGCCTTTGAAATCTATCCTTATTGCACTTTGGCACTCAACCACCTGGCCAACCATTATTTCTTTACTGGCCAGCATTTTGTGGTTGAGCAACTGACTGAGACTGCTCTCTCTTCAAGCAATCACGGGCTACTGAAATCACAGTCCTACTATAACTTGGCCAGATCATACCATAGTAAGGGGGACATTGAGACTGCTGGACGGTATTATATGGCATCTGTCAAAGAAATCAATAAACCGCAAGACTTTGTGTTGCCATTTGTTGGACTTGGTCAAATACACCTGAAATTTGGTGACTACAAACGTTCCTTAGCTAGCTTTGAGAAAGTTCTGGAGGTACACCCTGAAAATTGTGAAAGTCTAAAGGCCATTGGGAACATCTACACAAACTTAGGTGAAAATGACAAAGCCATAGAAACCTTCAAGAAAGTTACACGGATTGATCCAAAAGATCACCAGGCATTTGTTGAACTCGGTGAATTGTTGGTGGAATCAGATTGGGCTGCTGCCATGGAATACTTGAAAACAGCACGTAGTCTCCTAAAGAAGGCAAGTGAGAAAATACCTGTTGAGTTGCTCAATGGAATTGGACTTCTTTATTTTGAAAAGGCGGAGTTTGAGCTGGCTGAACAAAGCTTTAAGGAGGCACTAGGAGATGGTATCTGGGTTTCAATGATGGATGGGAGCGTTGGTAGATCTATGGTTAGCTGGAGTGTACAGTACAGGGATCAGACTTTCTTTCACCAACTTGAAGAACAAATGCCTGTTGAGTTACCTTGCGATAAGGTAACCACATTGTTCAACTATGCAAGATTACTGGAAGAGCTTCAGGATACTGTGAAAGCCAGCCTCCTTTACCGTCTCATTATTTTCAAGTACCCAGACTACATTGATGCCTATCTGAGGCTAGCGGCTATTGCAAAAGGAAAAAACAATATTCAACTGAGCATTGAGCTGATAGGTGATGCTCTGAAGATAAACAGTAAGTATCCGAATGCACTGTCTATGCTTGGAAGTCTTGAACTCCAGAGTGATGAAAACTGGCTCACTGCAAAGGAACGTTTCCGTGATGCTAAAGATGCTACTGGGGGAAAAGACCCATACTCTTTGCTTCAGCTGGGGAACTGGAACTACTTTGCTGCCAATCGCCCTGAGAAAAAGGCCTCAAAATTTGAGGCTACTCATCGGGAGAAAGCAAAGGAGCTATTTTTGAACGTACTAAAGCAGAATCAGAGTAATATGTTCGCTGCAAATGGTATTGGAATCTTACATGCCGAGAAAGCCCAATGGGATATTGCCAAGGAGTTATTTACCCAGGTACATGAGGCTGCATCAGGAAGTATATTTGTTCAGGTACCTGATGTATGGATCAATTTGGCTCATATATATTTTGCTCAAGGCCTTTTTCAACAAGCAGTTAAGACGTACCAAAATTGCCTGCGGAAGTTCTTCTACAACACAGATGCAACTATACTCCTATACCTTGCCCGAACACATTATGAAGCTGAACAATGGCAAGAGTGCCGGAACTCTTTGCTGAGAGCTATACATTTGGCTCCATCCAATTATTTGTTACGGTTTAATGTCGGCGTTTCAATGCAGAAGTTCTCAGCTTCTACTCTACAGAAGACAAAAAGAACAGCTGATGAGGTTCGTGCAACAGTGAGTGAGCTTGAGAATGCCATCAGGGTGTTCAGCCTGTTGTCTGTTGCATCGACGTACCATTCCCATGGTTTCGATGAGAGGAAAATAGAAACGCATGTGGAGTATTGCAAACATTTACTTGATGCTGCAAAGGTTCATCGTGATGCAGCTGAACAAGCTGAGCAGCAAaccaagcaaaggttggaagttaCCCGCCAAATTGCTTTGGCTGATGAAGCTCGCCGGAGGGCTGAAGAGCAGAGGAAGTTTCAGCTAGAAAGAAGGAAGCAAGAGGACGAATTAAAGCAAGTAATGCAGCAGGAGCAGCACTTTGAGCGTGTCAAGGAACAATGGAAACATTCCAGCAACAGCGCTGGCAAGAGGAAGGATAGATCCAAGcatgacgatgaagacggggaaagtgggaagaggaggaggaagggtgGCAAGAGGAGGAAGGATCAGAAGACAAAGATGCaatacgaggaagaggaagaggatcaaTACAGAAATGAACCAGAAGAAGATGATTATGCAACTATGACTGGCGGTGACAGGTCAGGGAAAGCCCCCGATCACCTTCTTGCGGCTGCTGGTCTTGAAGATTCTGACGCTGAAGATGAAACGGGACATCCCCAGTCTGCGATAGAGCGAAAGAGacgatcggcatggtcagaatctGATGATGATGAACCAGCACGGAGGCCAGCGGAACCTAGCCCACGCGCAGACGATCCGAGTGAATGA